The following proteins are co-located in the Schistocerca nitens isolate TAMUIC-IGC-003100 chromosome 2, iqSchNite1.1, whole genome shotgun sequence genome:
- the LOC126236116 gene encoding mitochondrial-processing peptidase subunit beta — protein sequence MATRLLRLSAVLRNKSNLTEASKRWRSTLAAPSFEQVIINGPPTRCTTLDNGFRVATEDSGGLTATVGLWIDAGSRYETDSTNGVAHFLEHMAFKGTSKRSQTDLELEIENMGAHLNAYTSREQTVFYAKCLAEDIPKCVEILSDIILNSRLGEQEIERERDVILREMQEVETNLQEVVFDHLHATAYQGTALGRTILGPTKNIKSISRQDLSDFIKTHYKPPRMVMAGAGAIKHDDLVKLTEKNFSSLSGSYSDEIPIPTPCRFTGSEIRVRDDSIPLAHVAIAVEGCGWADADNIPLMVANTLIGAWTRTQGAGVNNSSHLAAAAAQDNLAHTFQSFNTCYKDTGLWGIYFVCDPLKCEDMMYNIQTEWMRICTEVTESEVERARNMLKTNMLLQLDGSTPVCEDIGRQMLFYNRRIPTHELIARIESVTAKNVRDVGMKYIYDHCPALAAVGPIENLPDYNRIRSSMYWLRV from the coding sequence ATGGCGACCCGTCTGCTAAGGTTGAGTGCTGTGCTACGAAACAAAAGCAATTTAACTGAAGCAAGCAAGAGATGGAGATCAACACTCGCTGCACCATCATTCGAGCAGGTAATAATAAATGGTCCACCAACGCGGTGCACCACGTTGGACAACGGCTTCCGTGTTGCAACAGAAGATAGTGGTGGTTTAACCGCTACAGTCGGTTTGTGGATTGATGCGGGATCGCGTTATGAGACAGACAGTACGAATGGTGTAGCTCACTTTTTGGAGCATATGGCATTTAAAGGCACATCGAAAAGATCCCAGACGGATTTAGAACTTGAGATTGAGAATATGGGTGCCCACCTTAACGCATACACCTCCCGTGAACAAACTGTTTTTTACGCTAAGTGTCTAGCAGAGGATATTCCAAAATGTGTTGAAATACTTTCTGATATCATTTTGAATTCCCGGCTGGGAGAACAAGAGATTGAGAGGGAGAGAGATGTTATTCTCCGTGAAATGCAAGAAGTGGAAACTAATTTGCAGGAAGTAGTGTTTGATCACTTACATGCAACAGCGTATCAGGGCACAGCACTGGGCAGAACAATTCTGGGCCCTACGAAAAACATCAAATCTATATCTCGCCAAGATTTATCAGACTTTATTAAAACCCATTACAAGCCCCCAAGGATGGTTATGGCTGGTGCAGGTGCAATAAAGCATGACGACTTAGTAAAATTgacggagaaaaattttagcagcCTTAGTGGTTCTTACAGTGACGAAATTCCCATTCCAACTCCATGCAGGTTTACTGGCTCGGAGATCCGTGTGAGGGATGATTCAATCCCGCTTGCACATGTTGCAATTGCTGTAGAGGGTTGTGGATGGGCAgatgcagacaacattccattgatgGTCGCTAATACCTTAATTGGTGCGTGGACAAGAACACAAGGAGCTGGAGTCAACAATTCATCACACTTAGCAGCAGCTGCAGCACAAGATAACCTAGCACATACTTTCCAGTCATTTAACACTTGCTACAAAGACACAGGTCTTTGGGGCATTTATTTTGTGTGTGACCCACTGAAATGTGAAGATATGATGTACAATATTCAAACTGAATGGATGCGTATATGTACAGAAGTAACAGAGTCAGAGGTGGAACGTGCTCGTAACATGTTGAAGACAAATATGCTTTTACAGCTTGATGGGTCAACGCCTGTTTGTGAAGACATAGGAAGGCAGATGCTTTTCTATAACAGAAGGATCCCAACTCATGAATTGATTGCTAGAAtcgaatctgtaacagcaaaaaaTGTAAGAGATGTTGGAATGAAGTATATATATGATCACTGCCCAGCACTGGCTGCTGTTGGACCAATTGAAAATCTCCCAGACTACAACAGAATCAGGTCATCAATGTACTGGCTGCGTGTGTAA